From a single Loigolactobacillus coryniformis subsp. coryniformis KCTC 3167 = DSM 20001 genomic region:
- the rplS gene encoding 50S ribosomal protein L19 — MNPLIAEITKEQLRSDIPAFRPGDTVRVHARVVEGTRERIQLFEGVVIKRRGEGISETYTVRKVSNGVGVERTFPIHTPRVAKIEVIRFGKVRRAKLYYLRALHGKAARIKEIRR, encoded by the coding sequence ATGAATCCATTAATTGCAGAAATCACTAAAGAACAATTACGTTCTGATATCCCAGCATTTCGTCCTGGTGATACAGTACGTGTTCACGCTCGTGTCGTTGAAGGCACTCGCGAACGTATCCAGTTGTTCGAAGGCGTTGTTATCAAACGTCGCGGCGAAGGCATCAGCGAAACTTACACGGTTCGCAAAGTAAGTAACGGTGTCGGCGTTGAACGGACATTCCCAATCCACACACCACGTGTTGCCAAAATCGAAGTTATTCGCTTTGGTAAGGTACGTCGTGCTAAATTGTACTACTTACGTGCATTGCATGGTAAAGCAGCTCGGATCAAAGAAATCCGTCGCTAG
- the trmD gene encoding tRNA (guanosine(37)-N1)-methyltransferase TrmD: protein MRIDVLSLFPSMFTGVFEQSIIGKAQERHLLDIEVTDFRAYSDDVKHHTVDDYPYGGGEGMLLKPQPIFAAMADLEQKQPGPKRVILLDPAGKKFDQSVAADLSASDHLVFICGHYEGYDERIRHLVTDEISLGDYVLTGGELGAMVVIDTTVRLLPGVLGNESSADNDSFSDGLLEHPQYTRPADFNGMQVPPVLTNGNHQLIAQWQEKESLRRTYLRRPDLLQKVTLTEQQQKLLAEVKTEEDAK from the coding sequence ATGCGGATTGATGTCCTCAGTTTGTTTCCTAGTATGTTTACCGGTGTGTTTGAACAATCGATCATCGGTAAGGCGCAGGAACGGCATTTATTAGATATTGAAGTGACGGATTTTCGTGCTTACTCTGATGATGTTAAGCACCATACCGTTGATGATTATCCCTATGGCGGTGGCGAGGGGATGTTGCTGAAGCCTCAGCCGATTTTCGCAGCCATGGCTGACTTAGAGCAGAAACAGCCTGGGCCCAAGCGCGTTATTTTACTGGATCCCGCTGGTAAAAAATTTGATCAAAGTGTCGCGGCAGATTTATCAGCTAGTGATCACTTGGTCTTTATTTGCGGTCATTATGAAGGTTACGATGAACGGATCCGTCATTTAGTGACCGACGAAATTTCACTCGGCGATTACGTGTTGACCGGCGGTGAGCTGGGGGCGATGGTGGTGATCGATACCACGGTTCGTTTATTGCCAGGCGTGCTGGGGAATGAAAGTTCTGCCGACAATGACTCGTTTTCTGATGGGTTGCTCGAGCACCCGCAGTACACACGGCCAGCTGATTTTAACGGTATGCAAGTGCCACCAGTACTGACCAACGGGAACCACCAGCTCATTGCCCAATGGCAGGAGAAAGAATCACTACGGCGGACTTATTTACGCCGGCCTGATCTGTTGCAAAAAGTTACTTTAACTGAGCAGCAACAAAAACTATTAGCCGAAGTTAAAACCGAGGAAGACGCTAAGTAA
- the rimM gene encoding ribosome maturation factor RimM (Essential for efficient processing of 16S rRNA), translating into MSEKYYTVGKIVNTHGIRGEVRVMATTDFPEERFQPGAKLYVKPAGKTQALTVKTHRRHKNFNLLSFTELPDLTAVEPLKGQMLYVAGEDQHQLAADEGFYYRDIIGLKIVDQTTGADLGTVKEILSPGANDVWVVARPGKKDWLLPYIKQVVLDVNLAAKKAIVDLPEGLIDDAD; encoded by the coding sequence ATGAGCGAAAAATATTATACGGTCGGTAAAATCGTCAATACGCACGGTATCCGCGGGGAAGTCCGAGTAATGGCGACAACTGATTTTCCAGAGGAACGTTTTCAGCCTGGGGCGAAATTGTACGTCAAACCAGCAGGTAAAACGCAAGCTTTAACGGTGAAAACACATCGGCGGCATAAAAATTTCAATTTGCTATCATTTACCGAGCTACCTGATTTGACGGCGGTTGAACCTTTGAAGGGGCAAATGCTTTATGTTGCTGGTGAAGATCAGCATCAATTGGCCGCTGACGAAGGTTTCTACTATCGTGATATCATTGGTCTTAAAATCGTTGATCAGACCACTGGCGCTGATTTAGGGACGGTTAAGGAGATTCTCAGTCCTGGTGCCAATGATGTTTGGGTCGTGGCGCGGCCAGGCAAAAAAGATTGGCTGCTGCCTTACATCAAACAAGTTGTTTTAGACGTTAATTTAGCGGCTAAAAAGGCGATAGTTGATTTACCGGAAGGATTGATCGATGATGCGGATTGA
- a CDS encoding KH domain-containing protein produces the protein MTDVKELIITIVQPLVTYPDDIKVTVHETERFHEYDLHVNHEDIGRIIGKQGRVAQAIRTIVYSVKVPGNKRVRLNIIE, from the coding sequence ATGACAGATGTGAAAGAACTGATTATTACGATTGTTCAACCACTCGTCACCTATCCTGATGACATTAAGGTTACTGTTCACGAAACAGAACGGTTTCACGAATATGATCTCCATGTCAACCATGAAGATATTGGTCGCATCATTGGTAAACAAGGTCGTGTGGCACAGGCGATTCGAACAATCGTTTATAGTGTGAAAGTACCGGGTAACAAACGGGTGCGTCTCAACATTATTGAATAA
- the rpsP gene encoding 30S ribosomal protein S16 translates to MAVKIRLKRMGSKKRPFYRIVVADSRSPRDGRFIETVGTYNPLVNPAEVKLEEETILDWLQKGAQPSDTVRNILSNHGIMQKLHEAKFAKK, encoded by the coding sequence ATGGCAGTTAAAATTCGTTTAAAGCGGATGGGTTCTAAGAAGCGCCCATTCTACCGTATCGTTGTGGCAGATTCACGTTCACCTCGTGATGGCCGTTTCATCGAAACAGTCGGCACATATAACCCATTAGTTAATCCCGCCGAAGTTAAATTAGAAGAAGAAACAATCCTTGATTGGTTACAAAAAGGTGCGCAACCTTCTGATACAGTACGGAACATTTTATCCAATCATGGCATTATGCAAAAATTGCACGAAGCAAAATTTGCTAAGAAATAG
- a CDS encoding IS4 family transposase, producing MASIPQNKIEKSSFKIITQFCALAHLPALVRLLNDHRHSNVSLTAILIWLLKVIFQRRTLYRAEAPGMCTKRTVYNILNDGRINWQRLSCLLAQRVITGLAQWLDARKSGALIIDDTLISRLNAKQTELLANTFDHDRQRYLKGYRGLTLAWSNGQLVLPVTTAVLSSQKARNRVGTPAKTLDQRTLAGQRRAQAMRPMPAVALELIKQARANGLKAKYVLFDSWFTSPKMFAALNDQKLIGIGMLKRTKKIYYRYRGRQYTVKTLYQYLRQSHRQPRADYLYSCVVQTATAKLPLRLVFVAKRHCANDYLVLATTKTNLTPAAIIQLYSRRWQIENYFKAAKQYLRLDQTQIQDYDGLCAHMAVTMMTYDLLAWQQRRQPGDPTIGDIFYQLDTLLPIIDLATAIGQLLGELTNLKVTKSPAKMTAQIKTLIDQFLNGLSIQTSALITLSMSNS from the coding sequence ATGGCTAGTATACCGCAAAATAAAATTGAAAAATCAAGTTTTAAAATAATTACCCAATTTTGTGCCTTGGCGCACCTACCAGCTTTGGTCCGCTTGCTCAATGATCACCGCCATTCTAACGTTTCACTAACTGCAATCTTGATTTGGTTACTCAAGGTTATTTTCCAGCGGCGGACACTTTACCGAGCAGAAGCACCAGGCATGTGTACCAAACGCACGGTCTACAATATCTTGAATGACGGTCGGATCAATTGGCAACGGCTTAGTTGTTTATTGGCACAACGGGTGATTACTGGCCTAGCACAGTGGCTCGACGCTCGCAAAAGTGGTGCGCTGATCATTGATGACACCCTGATCTCACGACTGAATGCGAAACAAACCGAGCTTTTAGCCAACACCTTCGATCATGATCGGCAACGCTACTTAAAAGGTTACCGTGGTTTGACCTTGGCTTGGAGTAACGGCCAGCTCGTGTTGCCAGTCACGACGGCAGTTTTGTCGTCACAGAAAGCACGTAATCGGGTGGGCACACCAGCTAAAACTTTAGATCAACGCACCTTAGCCGGACAACGGCGGGCCCAAGCGATGCGGCCAATGCCAGCGGTCGCACTAGAACTGATCAAGCAAGCGCGGGCAAATGGGCTCAAAGCTAAATATGTGCTATTCGATAGTTGGTTTACCTCGCCTAAAATGTTTGCGGCGTTAAACGACCAAAAGTTGATCGGTATTGGCATGCTTAAACGGACCAAGAAGATCTATTACCGCTATCGTGGCCGCCAATACACCGTCAAAACGCTCTATCAGTACTTACGTCAGTCGCATCGTCAACCACGAGCCGACTATTTATATAGTTGCGTGGTTCAGACCGCTACCGCAAAGTTACCGTTACGCTTAGTTTTTGTCGCTAAACGCCATTGCGCCAACGACTACCTGGTGTTAGCGACCACAAAAACCAATCTGACCCCGGCAGCGATCATTCAACTTTATAGTCGCCGTTGGCAGATTGAGAACTATTTTAAGGCCGCCAAACAATATTTACGCCTTGATCAGACTCAGATCCAGGATTATGACGGGCTTTGTGCGCATATGGCTGTGACCATGATGACCTATGATCTGTTGGCTTGGCAACAGCGGCGCCAACCAGGCGACCCAACGATTGGCGATATTTTCTATCAATTGGATACCTTACTGCCGATCATTGATCTGGCGACTGCAATCGGCCAGTTACTAGGTGAGTTGACTAACCTAAAGGTGACTAAATCACCTGCAAAAATGACTGCGCAGATCAAGACACTGATTGACCAATTTTTAAATGGCTTATCGATTCAAACTTCGGCGCTGATCACGCTGAGCATGAGCAATAGTTGA
- a CDS encoding CsbD family protein yields MNSKFDKLKGKIKEATGKLVDNDELEAKGQQEQDQAKAKEDAKHHAEGKTQEKREEIQRDAIDEDETKEL; encoded by the coding sequence ATGAATAGTAAATTCGATAAGTTAAAAGGTAAAATCAAAGAGGCAACGGGCAAATTGGTCGACAATGACGAATTAGAAGCCAAAGGCCAACAGGAACAGGATCAGGCTAAAGCTAAGGAAGATGCTAAACACCATGCCGAAGGTAAAACCCAAGAAAAGCGTGAAGAAATTCAGCGTGATGCAATCGATGAAGACGAAACGAAGGAGTTGTGA
- the ffh gene encoding signal recognition particle protein, producing MAFEGLTERLQNAMSKLRRKGKITESDVRDAMREIRLALLEADVNFGVVKDFVKTVRERAIGSEVLESLTPAQQIVKIVDEELTKVMGEEAVPLNKAPHIPTIIMMVGLQGAGKTTTAGKLAYRLKENEHGRPLFIAADVYRPAAIDQLQVVAQQVGAPVFQLGTDVDPREIVRQGLAQAAENKNDYVIIDTAGRLQIDEKLMQELADIKELAQPNEILLTVDAMTGQNAVNVAESFNQQLDITGVVLTKLDGDTRGGAALSIRAVTGKPIKFTGQGEKLTDLDVFHPDRMADRILGMGDMLTLIEKAQTDYDEKKANELAEKMQENTFDFNDFIDQLDQVQKMGGIQDILKMMPGMNNVPGLDKIQMGPKEMGHMKAVVYSMTPSERTNPDLLNPSRRRRIAAGAGRPIQEVNRMIKQFKESRKMMSKMSNGNFAGMDQMFGQGISGRLGKMAMGSMVRKQKKQKQKRLKQARKRRK from the coding sequence ATGGCATTTGAGGGCTTAACTGAGCGTTTACAAAATGCAATGAGTAAATTACGGCGTAAAGGTAAGATCACGGAATCTGATGTCCGTGATGCAATGCGCGAGATCCGGCTAGCATTATTAGAAGCCGACGTTAACTTTGGCGTGGTCAAGGATTTCGTTAAAACGGTGCGCGAGCGGGCAATTGGGTCTGAAGTTTTAGAAAGCTTGACTCCAGCGCAACAGATCGTCAAGATCGTTGATGAAGAATTGACGAAGGTCATGGGTGAAGAGGCCGTTCCGTTAAATAAAGCACCACACATTCCGACGATCATCATGATGGTCGGGCTGCAAGGGGCTGGTAAAACGACGACAGCGGGTAAATTAGCTTACCGGTTAAAGGAAAATGAACACGGCCGGCCGTTATTCATCGCCGCCGACGTTTATCGGCCCGCCGCAATCGATCAGTTACAAGTCGTTGCGCAACAAGTCGGCGCCCCCGTTTTCCAATTAGGGACTGACGTTGATCCGCGCGAGATCGTGCGTCAAGGGTTAGCTCAGGCCGCCGAAAATAAAAATGACTATGTGATCATTGATACCGCCGGTCGGTTACAGATCGATGAAAAGTTGATGCAAGAACTTGCTGATATCAAGGAACTCGCGCAGCCTAACGAAATTTTGCTGACGGTCGATGCCATGACCGGGCAAAATGCCGTTAACGTTGCCGAAAGTTTTAATCAGCAATTAGATATCACCGGGGTCGTCTTAACTAAATTAGACGGCGATACGCGTGGTGGGGCGGCATTATCGATTCGTGCCGTCACCGGTAAGCCAATTAAGTTCACCGGCCAGGGCGAAAAGCTAACTGATTTGGATGTTTTCCATCCAGATCGTATGGCTGATCGGATTCTCGGCATGGGTGATATGCTGACCTTGATCGAAAAAGCACAAACTGATTATGACGAGAAAAAGGCCAACGAGTTGGCCGAAAAAATGCAGGAGAACACCTTTGATTTTAATGACTTCATCGATCAACTTGATCAAGTTCAAAAAATGGGTGGTATCCAAGACATTTTGAAAATGATGCCAGGGATGAACAACGTACCCGGCCTAGATAAGATCCAAATGGGACCGAAAGAAATGGGGCACATGAAGGCAGTCGTTTATTCAATGACGCCAAGTGAACGCACCAACCCGGATTTATTGAATCCAAGTCGGCGGCGGCGGATCGCCGCTGGTGCTGGCCGGCCGATCCAAGAAGTCAACCGTATGATCAAGCAATTTAAAGAATCGCGGAAAATGATGAGCAAAATGTCCAATGGGAACTTTGCGGGGATGGATCAGATGTTTGGCCAAGGTATCTCGGGTCGTTTAGGCAAGATGGCTATGGGCTCCATGGTCCGTAAACAAAAGAAGCAAAAACAAAAACGGTTAAAGCAAGCACGGAAACGGCGTAAATAA
- a CDS encoding putative DNA-binding protein, translated as MEIEKNNRVNSLFEFYAPLLTKKQYHYLQLYYADDYSLGEIAEEFSVSRQAVYDNIKRTEKILEDYEQKLQLYRNFQVRNNATDRLQAYVQQHYAQDQQLMQLISELEQDEAD; from the coding sequence ATGGAAATTGAAAAAAATAATCGCGTCAATTCGCTGTTTGAATTTTATGCGCCGTTATTGACTAAAAAACAATATCATTACCTGCAGTTGTATTACGCGGACGACTATTCCTTAGGTGAAATTGCTGAAGAATTCAGTGTCAGTCGGCAGGCAGTTTATGATAATATAAAACGGACAGAAAAAATCCTGGAAGACTATGAACAGAAGTTACAACTGTATCGGAATTTTCAGGTACGTAACAACGCCACTGATCGCTTGCAAGCCTATGTACAGCAGCATTATGCCCAGGATCAGCAATTGATGCAATTGATCAGTGAATTAGAGCAAGACGAAGCAGATTAA
- the ftsY gene encoding signal recognition particle-docking protein FtsY — protein sequence MGLFDKIKQAFTGGAKPEETAAEEKYDKGLEKSRKTFGDRLNALFANFRTVDEDFFDDLEETLIGADVGYEMAVKLSDELRDEVKLRNAKSQQEVAQTIVEKLVNIYEAEGADENNEINFAPEGPTVILFVGVNGVGKTTTVGKLAHQYKEEGKKVVLAAADTFRAGAIEQLQVWGERAGVPVVAGKAQSDPAAVVYDAVQKAKRDHDDVLLVDTAGRLQNKVNLMNELEKIKRVIAREIPDAPHEVLLVLDSTTGQNALIQAKQFKETTAVSGIVLTKLDGTAKGGIVLAIRSELKVPVKLVGLGEQINDLQPFDANAFVYGLFKDLIQDTDKTE from the coding sequence ATGGGATTATTTGATAAAATCAAGCAGGCGTTCACCGGCGGGGCTAAGCCGGAAGAAACGGCAGCGGAAGAAAAATACGATAAAGGCTTAGAGAAAAGTCGGAAAACATTTGGCGATCGCTTAAATGCGTTATTTGCTAATTTTCGGACCGTTGATGAAGATTTCTTTGATGATCTGGAGGAAACCTTGATCGGCGCCGATGTGGGCTATGAAATGGCGGTCAAGCTTAGCGATGAGTTACGCGATGAAGTGAAGCTACGTAACGCCAAAAGCCAGCAAGAAGTGGCGCAAACGATTGTTGAAAAGTTAGTCAATATTTACGAAGCCGAAGGTGCTGACGAAAATAATGAGATCAATTTTGCGCCGGAAGGACCAACCGTGATCTTGTTCGTCGGGGTCAACGGTGTTGGTAAAACGACCACCGTTGGTAAATTAGCCCATCAGTATAAAGAAGAAGGTAAAAAAGTGGTCTTGGCCGCTGCCGATACTTTCCGTGCTGGAGCGATCGAACAGTTGCAAGTCTGGGGCGAACGTGCGGGTGTGCCAGTGGTTGCTGGTAAGGCGCAAAGTGATCCGGCGGCAGTGGTTTATGATGCCGTGCAGAAGGCTAAACGTGATCATGACGATGTTTTATTGGTTGATACTGCCGGCCGCCTGCAAAATAAAGTAAACTTGATGAACGAGTTGGAAAAAATCAAGCGGGTGATTGCTCGGGAAATTCCTGATGCACCGCATGAAGTGTTGTTGGTGCTTGACTCAACGACCGGCCAAAATGCGCTGATTCAGGCTAAACAATTTAAAGAAACGACTGCGGTTAGCGGTATCGTGTTGACTAAATTGGATGGCACCGCTAAAGGCGGCATTGTGCTGGCGATTCGCAGTGAATTAAAGGTGCCGGTTAAATTAGTTGGCTTAGGCGAACAGATCAATGATCTACAACCATTTGATGCCAACGCCTTTGTCTACGGTCTGTTTAAAGATTTGATCCAAGATACAGATAAAACAGAATAA
- a CDS encoding Cof-type HAD-IIB family hydrolase, which yields MSIQMIAFDLDGTLLNDQKTLTPLTVATLQQLAHQDIQLVLCTGRPINAIWPYLAQLELTGANNYVVTFNGALVQQVASRQILAQQSLTKAALAPLVDFAHTVAWPLDILDFEQVYPLTELPTSLYQQMNPKLKFVPQTFADLAVDLQYSKAVVAADHELLVLGQQQLPATFSTAFNIASSRDNLLEFSPKTVTKATALDVLLQRFGWQRANLMAFGDQLNDLSMLQAAGVGVAMQNGVPAIKAAADQITSVDNEHDGVARFLQDYFKL from the coding sequence ATGAGTATTCAAATGATTGCTTTTGATCTTGATGGCACCTTGTTGAATGATCAGAAAACGTTGACGCCACTGACGGTGGCAACATTGCAACAATTGGCGCATCAAGATATTCAATTAGTCTTATGTACAGGGCGGCCGATCAACGCGATCTGGCCTTATTTAGCCCAACTAGAATTGACTGGGGCAAATAATTATGTGGTGACCTTTAATGGCGCCTTAGTCCAACAAGTCGCGAGCCGGCAAATTTTGGCGCAGCAAAGCTTGACTAAAGCTGCTTTGGCGCCACTAGTTGATTTTGCCCACACGGTCGCATGGCCACTGGATATTTTGGACTTTGAACAAGTGTATCCACTGACGGAACTGCCCACTTCACTATATCAGCAAATGAATCCTAAATTAAAATTTGTGCCGCAGACTTTTGCCGACTTGGCAGTTGATCTACAATATAGTAAGGCGGTCGTTGCCGCTGATCATGAATTATTGGTTTTAGGCCAACAACAATTACCAGCTACGTTCAGTACCGCGTTTAATATCGCTTCATCACGGGATAATTTATTGGAATTTAGTCCGAAAACAGTCACGAAAGCGACAGCGTTGGATGTATTGTTACAACGATTTGGTTGGCAGCGGGCCAATTTGATGGCGTTTGGCGATCAGCTAAACGATCTATCAATGTTGCAAGCGGCGGGGGTCGGCGTAGCGATGCAAAACGGCGTACCGGCAATCAAGGCAGCCGCTGATCAGATTACTAGCGTCGATAATGAGCATGACGGGGTCGCACGCTTTTTGCAGGACTATTTTAAGTTATAA